One region of Vitis vinifera cultivar Pinot Noir 40024 chromosome 1, ASM3070453v1 genomic DNA includes:
- the LOC100256814 gene encoding amino acid transporter AVT1I — MESQNQLPQQQLSRGTTFLRTCFNGINALSGVGILSIPYALSQGGWLSLILLFLVAILCWYTGLLLRRCMDAHPLIKTYPDVGELAFGMKGRTMIALFMYLELYLVAVEFLILEGDNLEKLFPTMSFKVAGLKIGGRQGFVLLAALVILPTTWLRSLGLLAYLSAGGVFASVIVVGCVFWAGAVDGVGFHERGMVLNWSGLPTTISLFVFCYCGHAIFPTLCTSMKDKSQFSKVLLICFALSTINYGSMAILGYLMFGENLRSQVTLNLPTGKMSSKLAIYTTLINPLTKYGIIITPIANAIEDTFSFHNSRPISITIRTALVISTVVVALTVPFFGYIMEFIGAFLSVTVSMLFPCVFYLKINKASRSFGLELIAIIAILALGSFVAVTGTYTSLRQIINRL, encoded by the exons ATGGAGAGCCAAAACCAGCTCCCACAACAGCAGTTGAGCAGAGGCACCACCTTCCTCAGGACTTGCTTCAATGGTATCAATGCCTTATCAG GTGTTGGGATATTATCAATTCCATATGCTCTTTCCCAAGGAGGGTGGCTGAGCCTCATACTTCTATTTCTCGTAGCCATTCTCTGTTGGTATACGGGGCTTCTTCTACGACGATGCATGGATGCACACCCACTTATCAAAACATATCCCGATGTAGGCGAACTAGCTTTTGGGATGAAAGGGAGAACCATGATAGCTCTGTTTATGTACCTGGAGCTGTATTTAGTTGCAGTAGAATTTCTAATATTAGAAGGTGATAATTTGGAGAAGTTGTTCCCAACCATGAGTTTTAAAGTAGCAGGCCTGAAGATTGGAGGAAGACAAGGCTTTGTTCTTCTAGCTGCCCTTGTGATCTTGCCAACTACGTGGCTGAGGAGTTTGGGGTTACTAGCCTATCTTTCAGCTGGTGGGGTTTTTGCTTCAGTGATTGTGGTTGGTTGTGTTTTCTGGGCAGGTGCAGTTGATGGTGTAGGATTCCATGAAAGGGGTATGGTTCTGAATTGGAGTGGGCTGCCAACTACCATAAGCTTGTTTGTCTTCTGTTATTGTGGTCATGCAATTTTTCCCACACTCTGCACTTCCATGAAGGACAAAAGCCAATTCTCCAAG GTTCTACTAATCTGCTTTGCTCTAAGCACAATCAACTATGGATCAATGGCCATTCTAGGCTACCTGATGTTTGGAGAAAATCTGAGGTCTCAAGTGACTCTAAATCTTCCAACGGGAAAAATGAGTTCCAAACTAGCAATATATACAACACTAATCAATCCCCTGACCAAGTATGGGATAATAATTACTCCAATTGCCAATGCTATTGAGGACACATTTTCATTCCACAACAGCCGACCCATCAGTATCACCATCAGAACAGCGCTGGTGATCAGCACTGTCGTCGTGGCCCTAACAGTCCCATTTTTCGGCTATATAATGGAATTTATTGGTGCATTTCTGAGTGTGACTGTCTCAATGTTGTTCCCATGCGTATTTTACCTTAAGATTAACAAAGCTTCTCGAAGTTTTGGGTTAGAATTGATTGCTATCATTGCCATTTTGGCACTGGGCTCCTTCGTTGCTGTAACGGGTACTTATACTTCTCTCAGACAAATTATAAACCGCCTCTGA
- the LOC100261911 gene encoding pentatricopeptide repeat-containing protein At2g02980, chloroplastic translates to MARPAPPVTPMCPPNSNSNTTHPLSLLPKCTSLRELKQLQAFAIKTHLHSDLSVLTKFINFCSLNPTTTSMQHAHHLFDQIPQPDIVLFNTMARGYARTDTPLRAFTLFTQILFSGLFPDDYTFPSLLKACASCKALEEGRQLHCLAIKLGLSENVYVCPTLINMYTACNEMDCARRVFDKIWEPCVVTYNAMITGYARGSRPNEALSLFRELQARNLKPTDVTMLSVLSSCALLGALDLGKWMHEYVKKNGFNRFVKVDTALIDMYAKCGSLDDAVCVFENMAVRDTQAWSAMIMAYAIHGHGLKAVSLFKEMRKAGTEPDEITFLGLLYACSHTGLVEEGFEYFYGMRDKYGVIPGIKHYGCMVDLLGRAGRLEEAYEFIVGLPIRPTPILWRTLLSACGSHGNVELGKRVIEQIFELDDSHGGDYIILSNLCARAGRWEDVNYVRKLMNERGVVKIPGCSSVEVNNVVHEFFSGDGVHSVSTKLHQALDELVKELKLVGYVPNTSLVFHADMEDEEKEVTLRYHSEKLAITFGLLNTPPGTTIRVVKNLRVCGDCHSAAKLISLIFDRQIILRDVQRFHHFKDGKCSCEDYW, encoded by the coding sequence ATGGCAAGACCAGCTCCACCCGTAACTCCGATGTGTCCACCCAACTCCAATTCAAACACAACGCACCCACTCTCTCTACTACCCAAATGCACCTCTCTTAGAGAGCTCAAGCAACTCCAAGCCTTCGCCATCAAAACCCACCTCCACAGTGACCTCTCTGTCCTCACCAAGTTCATCAACTTCTGCAGCCTCAACCCTACGACTACCTCTATGCAACACGCCCACCACCTGTTTGATCAAATTCCCCAACCAGACATTGTCCTCTTTAACACCATGGCTCGCGGCTACGCCCGCACTGATACCCCTCTTCGAGCATTTACCCTTTTCactcaaattcttttttctgGCCTCTTCCCTGATGATTACACATTCCCGTCTCTTCTCAAGGCATGTGCCAGCTGCAAAGCCTTGGAAGAAGGCAGACAGTTGCACTGTCTTGCTATCAAACTTGGGCTAAGTGAAAATGTTTACGTGTGTCCTACGCTTATAAATATGTATACTGCGTGCAATGAGATGGATTGCGCTCGGAGGGTATTTGATAAGATATGGGAACCGTGTGTTGTTACTTACAATGCGATGATCACGGGTTATGCTCGGGGGAGTAGGCCTAATGAGGCCTTGTCATTGTTTCGAGAATTGCAAGCCAGAAATCTCAAGCCTACTGATGTTACTATGCTTAGTGTTCTTTCCTCTTGTGCTTTGTTAGGAGCTTTAGACTTGGGGAAGTGGATGCATGAGTATGTTAAGAAGAATGGGTTCAATCGATTTGTGAAGGTGGACACTGCACTAATAGACATGTATGCAAAATGTGGGAGTTTGGATGATGCGGTTTGTGTATTCGAGAATATGGCTGTAAGAGATACGCAGGCCTGGTCAGCAATGATTATGGCATATGCAATTCATGGGCATGGTCTTAAGGCAGTATCTCTGtttaaagaaatgagaaaagcTGGAACCGAACCTGATGAGATCACATTTTTGGGTCTTTTGTATGCCTGCAGCCATACTGGATTGGTAGAGGAGGGTTTTGAGTACTTCTATGGTATGAGGGACAAGTATGGGGTTATTCCTGGGATCAAGCATTACGGGTGTATGGTGGATTTGCTAGGTCGAGCTGGACGCTTGGAGGAGGCCTATGAGTTCATTGTGGGGTTGCCAATTAGGCCCACGCCCATACTCTGGCGAACCTTGTTATCTGCTTGTGGTAGTCATGGTAATGTAGAATTGGGGAAGCGGGTGATTGAGCAGATTTTTGAACTAGATGACTCTCATGGCGGGGATTACATAATCTTATCAAACTTGTGTGCCAGAGCTGGAAGATGGGAAGATGTGAATTATGTGAGGAAACTGATGAACGAAAGAGGGGTGGTAAAGATTCCGGGGTGTAGCTCAGTAGAGGTGAACAATGTAGTACATGAGTTCTTCTCTGGGGATGGGGTGCATTCTGTTTCTACGAAGTTACACCAGGCACTTGATGAATTGGTTAAGGAATTGAAGTTGGTTGGGTACGTCCCCAATACTTCTCTAGTCTTTCATGCAGACATGGAAGATGAAGAGAAGGAAGTAACTCTTAGATATCATAGTGAAAAGTTGGCCATTACTTTTGGGCTCCTAAACACTCCCCCAGGGACAACAATTCGTGTTGTGAAGAACCTTCGGGTCTGTGGGGATTGCCATTCTGCTGCTAAACTTATATCATTGATCTTTGATAGACAGATAATTCTCAGAGATGTCCAAAGATTCCATCATTTCAAAGATGGTAAGTGCTCTTGTGAAGATTATTGGTAG
- the LOC100249919 gene encoding extracellular ribonuclease LE: MKSNQSFFIKLLIIQCLTVVCFSQDFDFFYLVQQWPGSYCDSKQSCCYPTTGKPDADFGIHGLWPNYRDGSYPSNCDSNNPYDESEISDLIRSMQEEWPTLACPSGNGSKFWAHEWDKHGTCSESVLSQYQYFEAALDLKKDVDLVQILKKAGIRANGESYPLYDIKDAIKDAVGVTPWIECNVDSSGNSQLYQVYLCVDTSGKNIIECPVMPRGKCGSRIEFPAF, translated from the exons ATGAAGTCCAACCAATCATTCTTCATCAAGCTTTTGATAATACAATGCCTCACAGTTGTGTGCTTTTCACaggattttgatttcttttaccTTGTTCAACAA TGGCCAGGATCCTACTGTGACAGTAAGCAAAGTTGCTGCTATCCAACGACGGGGAAGCCTGACGCAGATTTCGGAATTCATGGGCTCTGGCCCAATTACAGGGATGGCTCCTACCCCTCCAACTGCGATTCCAATAACCCTTATGATGAATCCGAG ATCTCAGACCTCATCAGATCCATGCAAGAGGAATGGCCAACACTGGCCTGCCCTAGCGGCAACGGCTCCAAGTTCTGGGCACATGAATGGGACAAACATGGAACCTGCTCGGAGTCGGTCCTCAGCCAGTACCAGTACTTTGAAGCAGCTCTAGACCTGAAGAAAGATGTAGACCTCGTCCAAATTCTTAAGAAAGCAG GAATCCGAGCGAACGGAGAGTCATACCCCTTATACGACATTAAAGATGCTATAAAAGATGCAGTTGGAGTCACACCGTGGATAGAATGCAATGTGGATTCATCAGGCAACAGTCAGCTATACCAGGTTTACCTTTGCGTCGACACTTCTGGGAAAAATATCATCGAATGTCCAGTCATGCCCAGGGGGAAATGTGGTTCCAGAATTGAATTTCCCGCATTCTAG